From the Pseudomonadales bacterium genome, one window contains:
- a CDS encoding type III-B CRISPR module-associated protein Cmr3 — translation MSTSVFIEPLDVLLLRGNKLFGDPGSHGEALIPPWPSVAAGALRSRMLADDGVDLAAFSRGEVDHPILGTPAIPGAFTVAGFHLARRYADGRAELLMAPPADLVVFEAEGDRLFAVARMAPTPPAAGLASSAELPLLPVLAQADRHKPAGGYWLTEAGFGKYLAGRVPDDAQIDWVKSNALWQFEHRVGVGLDAAQRRAKDGQLFSMQAVAMLKRGHRLDRRNEKEQPVGYDVGFLATVSGAEPPTSGLVRLGGDGRAAALHPVNDYRPPAPDYEAIVAARCCRLLLTSPGLFAGGWLPSGANAATRRADGAIRFELHGVSGWLVCAAVPRAEVVSGWDLARWQPKPALRAAPTGSVWWLDELDATPDALRKLAETGLWREPCDDAARRAEGFNRIAIAAY, via the coding sequence ATGAGCACCAGCGTTTTCATCGAGCCGCTGGACGTGCTGCTGCTGCGCGGCAACAAGCTGTTCGGCGACCCCGGCAGCCATGGCGAGGCGCTGATCCCGCCCTGGCCGTCGGTGGCGGCCGGCGCCTTGCGCTCGCGCATGCTGGCCGACGACGGCGTCGATCTGGCGGCCTTCTCGCGCGGGGAGGTGGATCACCCGATCCTGGGCACGCCGGCCATACCGGGGGCGTTCACCGTCGCCGGCTTTCATCTGGCGCGCCGCTACGCGGACGGGCGGGCGGAACTGCTGATGGCGCCGCCCGCCGACCTGGTCGTGTTCGAGGCGGAGGGCGATCGGCTTTTCGCCGTGGCGCGCATGGCGCCGACCCCGCCCGCCGCCGGGCTCGCCAGCTCTGCGGAGCTGCCGCTGCTGCCGGTGCTGGCGCAGGCGGATCGGCACAAGCCGGCCGGCGGCTATTGGCTGACCGAAGCAGGTTTCGGGAAATATCTAGCTGGACGAGTGCCCGACGATGCCCAGATCGACTGGGTCAAATCGAACGCGCTGTGGCAGTTTGAGCATCGCGTCGGCGTCGGGCTGGACGCCGCGCAACGCCGCGCCAAGGATGGTCAGTTGTTCTCGATGCAGGCGGTGGCGATGCTCAAACGGGGTCATCGCCTCGACAGGCGCAACGAGAAAGAGCAGCCGGTGGGGTATGACGTGGGCTTTCTCGCCACCGTCAGCGGCGCCGAGCCGCCGACCTCCGGCCTCGTGCGCCTGGGCGGTGACGGCCGCGCCGCGGCGCTGCATCCGGTGAACGACTACCGGCCACCGGCACCGGACTACGAGGCCATCGTCGCTGCCAGGTGCTGCCGCTTGCTGCTGACCAGCCCCGGCCTGTTCGCGGGCGGCTGGCTGCCCAGCGGCGCCAACGCCGCCACCCGCCGCGCCGATGGCGCCATCCGCTTCGAGTTGCACGGGGTTTCCGGCTGGCTTGTCTGCGCCGCCGTGCCGCGCGCCGAGGTGGTGTCGGGCTGGGACCTGGCGCGCTGGCAGCCCAAGCCCGCGCTGCGCGCCGCGCCCACCGGCAGCGTCTGGTGGCTCGACGAGCTGGATGCCACACCCGATGCGCTGCGCAAGCTTGCCGAAACCGGCCTGTGGCGCGAGCCCTGCGACGATGCCGCCCGCCGCGCCGAAGGCTTCAACCGTATTGCCATCGCAGCCTACTGA
- the dapB gene encoding 4-hydroxy-tetrahydrodipicolinate reductase — MNRIAIVGAAGRMGKALIEASASTAQCRLTTVTVRPGSSLVGADAGELAGIGRLDLPISAGLARQLDRFDTLIDFTTPTATLDHLALCRQAGKRMVIGTTGFTAAQRATIEAASREIAIVLAPNMSVGVNLCFKLLELAAQVLGDEVDVEVIEAHHRNKVDAPSGTALRMGEVVAQALGRDLAQCALYGREGQTGVRDRQTIGFATVRAGDIVGDHTVLFAGEGERVEITHKSSSRITYARGSLRAAQWLADRPHGLFDMQDVLGLR, encoded by the coding sequence ATGAACCGCATCGCCATTGTCGGCGCCGCCGGACGCATGGGCAAGGCGCTGATCGAGGCCTCCGCCAGCACGGCACAGTGCCGGCTCACCACGGTGACGGTGCGACCCGGCAGCTCGCTGGTCGGTGCCGACGCCGGCGAGCTGGCCGGCATCGGCCGCCTTGATCTGCCGATCAGCGCCGGGCTGGCACGGCAGCTCGATCGGTTCGACACCCTGATCGACTTCACCACCCCCACGGCCACGCTCGACCATCTGGCGCTCTGTCGGCAGGCAGGCAAGCGCATGGTGATCGGCACCACCGGCTTCACCGCCGCGCAGCGCGCCACCATCGAAGCCGCCAGCCGTGAGATCGCCATCGTGCTGGCCCCCAACATGAGCGTCGGCGTCAACCTCTGCTTCAAGCTGCTCGAACTGGCCGCCCAGGTGCTGGGTGATGAGGTCGATGTCGAAGTGATCGAGGCGCACCACCGCAACAAGGTCGACGCCCCCTCGGGCACGGCGCTGCGGATGGGCGAAGTGGTGGCCCAGGCGCTCGGCCGCGATCTGGCGCAGTGCGCGCTCTATGGCCGTGAAGGGCAGACCGGCGTGCGTGACCGCCAGACCATCGGCTTTGCCACGGTGCGCGCCGGCGACATCGTCGGCGACCACACCGTGCTGTTCGCCGGCGAGGGCGAGCGGGTCGAGATCACCCACAAATCGAGCAGCCGCATCACCTATGCGCGCGGCTCGCTGCGCGCCGCCCAGTGGCTGGCCGACCGGCCGCACGGGCTGTTCGACATGCAGGATGTGCTGGGGCTGCGCTAA
- the csx16 gene encoding CRISPR-associated protein Csx16: MTTFFVSRHPGAADWALEQGLAVDRAVAHLDPAEVEAGDVVIGTLPVNLAAQVCARGARYLHLTLDLPADWRGRELSAADMAACGARIEEYRVQREG; the protein is encoded by the coding sequence ATGACCACCTTCTTCGTTTCCCGCCACCCCGGTGCCGCCGACTGGGCGCTGGAGCAGGGGCTGGCGGTAGATCGCGCCGTGGCGCACCTCGATCCAGCCGAGGTAGAGGCCGGTGACGTGGTGATCGGCACGCTGCCGGTGAACCTCGCGGCGCAAGTCTGTGCGCGCGGCGCCCGCTACCTGCACCTCACGCTCGATCTGCCGGCCGACTGGCGCGGGCGCGAACTCAGTGCTGCCGACATGGCCGCCTGCGGCGCACGCATCGAGGAATATCGCGTGCAGCGGGAGGGCTGA
- the cas2 gene encoding CRISPR-associated endonuclease Cas2, translating to MTQRQLHLVAYDIADPGRLDAVMQSVRAFATGGQKSVYECFLTPAERGALLADLALLIDEESDRLLLLRLDPRPKVVTLGIAVPPVDPPYYLVVG from the coding sequence ATGACCCAACGCCAGCTCCACCTCGTCGCCTACGACATCGCCGACCCCGGCCGGCTCGATGCCGTCATGCAATCGGTGCGTGCCTTCGCCACCGGCGGCCAGAAGTCGGTGTATGAGTGCTTTCTCACGCCGGCCGAGCGCGGCGCGCTGCTGGCCGATCTGGCACTGCTGATCGACGAAGAGAGCGACCGGCTGTTGCTGCTGCGGCTCGATCCGCGGCCAAAGGTGGTCACCCTCGGCATCGCCGTGCCGCCGGTCGATCCGCCCTATTACCTGGTCGTCGGCTGA
- the rmuC gene encoding DNA recombination protein RmuC → MTALTPIQIALPLLGLLLLWLGWRLLASRSRQTTTATELALIQERLQQTQARNGALEQALHQVSEREAQLQEQLRQETARRAAAEQSAEALPELLRERDRLLQTLSERQATLAELGERLEQERRAAADKLALVDQAQLRLSDAFKALSAEALKSNNQAFIELAQQNLARFQEGARADLDSRHQAVDALIKPIGESLARFDGKLGELEQARISAYSALNEQMRALVETHLPQLKSETASLVKALRQPNVRGRWGEIQLQRVVEMAGMLEHCDFEQQSSRSSDEGRLRPDLIVRLPGGKQIVVDAKAPLAAYLEAMEASDDLSRATLLTDHARQVRNHILALGKKQYWEQFNPAPEFVVLFLPGEMFFSAALQEDPSLIEYGVGERVIPATPTTLIALLRAVAYGWRQQAQARNAQEISELGRELYKRLATLAEHWGKVGKGLNQAMEYYNKATATLESRVLVQARRFRELHAAPEGAEIALLEPLDHSARTLQAIEMQQEEPEAPASD, encoded by the coding sequence ATGACAGCACTGACGCCCATCCAGATTGCACTGCCCCTGCTCGGACTGCTCCTGCTCTGGCTGGGATGGCGCCTGCTGGCGAGCCGCAGCCGGCAGACGACCACCGCCACCGAACTGGCGCTGATCCAGGAGCGGTTGCAGCAGACGCAGGCGCGCAACGGCGCGCTGGAGCAGGCGCTGCATCAGGTCAGCGAGCGCGAAGCCCAGTTGCAGGAGCAGTTGCGGCAAGAGACTGCCCGCCGCGCTGCCGCCGAACAGAGCGCCGAGGCGCTGCCCGAACTGCTGCGCGAGCGCGACCGGCTGCTCCAGACGCTGAGCGAACGGCAGGCCACCCTGGCCGAACTGGGCGAACGGCTGGAGCAGGAGCGTCGTGCTGCCGCCGACAAGCTGGCATTGGTCGACCAGGCGCAACTGCGGCTCAGCGATGCCTTCAAGGCACTCTCCGCCGAGGCGCTCAAAAGCAACAACCAGGCCTTCATCGAACTGGCGCAACAGAACCTGGCCCGCTTTCAGGAGGGCGCGCGCGCCGACCTCGACAGCCGCCACCAGGCCGTCGATGCGCTGATCAAACCGATTGGCGAGTCACTGGCCCGGTTCGACGGCAAGCTCGGCGAACTTGAGCAGGCGCGCATCAGTGCCTACAGCGCCCTCAACGAGCAGATGCGGGCGCTGGTCGAAACCCACCTGCCGCAGCTCAAGAGCGAGACCGCCAGCCTGGTCAAGGCGCTGCGCCAGCCCAACGTGCGTGGCCGCTGGGGCGAAATCCAGTTGCAGCGGGTGGTGGAGATGGCCGGGATGCTCGAACATTGCGACTTCGAGCAGCAGAGCAGCCGCAGCAGCGACGAAGGACGGCTGCGGCCTGACCTGATCGTTCGCCTGCCCGGCGGCAAGCAGATCGTCGTCGATGCCAAGGCGCCGCTGGCCGCCTACCTGGAGGCGATGGAAGCCAGCGACGACCTCAGTCGCGCCACCCTGCTGACCGACCATGCCCGGCAGGTGCGCAACCACATCCTCGCCCTCGGCAAGAAGCAGTACTGGGAACAGTTCAACCCGGCACCCGAGTTCGTCGTGCTGTTCCTGCCCGGCGAGATGTTCTTCTCTGCCGCACTGCAGGAAGACCCGTCACTGATCGAATATGGTGTCGGCGAGCGGGTCATTCCGGCCACCCCCACCACCCTGATCGCGCTGCTGCGCGCGGTCGCCTACGGCTGGCGGCAGCAGGCCCAGGCGCGCAATGCCCAGGAGATCAGCGAGTTGGGGCGCGAGCTCTACAAGCGGCTCGCCACCCTGGCCGAGCACTGGGGCAAGGTCGGCAAGGGGCTCAACCAGGCAATGGAGTACTACAACAAGGCCACTGCCACGCTGGAGTCGCGCGTGCTGGTGCAGGCGCGCCGCTTTCGCGAACTGCACGCAGCGCCCGAAGGGGCCGAGATCGCCCTGCTCGAACCGCTCGACCACAGCGCCCGCACCCTGCAGGCAATCGAAATGCAGCAAGAAGAGCCCGAAGCACCGGCCAGCGATTGA
- a CDS encoding MBL fold metallo-hydrolase, with translation MKYAVIPVTPFQQNCTLFICEKSSKAVVIDPGGEVDRILQLVAQQGATVEKILVTHGHLDHASGVADLAERLGVPIEGPHEADRFWIEQIPKQGEMFGFKGRSFEPDRWLADGDRVRFGEVTLEVLHCPGHTPGHVVFFAPEARLAQVGDVLFAGSIGRTDFPLGDHQTLIDSITHKLWPLGDDVTFIPGHGPESTFGYERKTNPFVAD, from the coding sequence ATGAAATATGCGGTCATTCCGGTCACCCCCTTTCAACAGAACTGCACGCTTTTCATCTGCGAAAAGAGCAGCAAGGCAGTGGTGATCGACCCCGGTGGCGAGGTTGACCGCATCCTGCAACTGGTGGCGCAGCAGGGCGCCACGGTCGAGAAGATTCTGGTGACCCATGGCCACCTCGACCATGCCAGTGGCGTGGCCGATCTGGCCGAACGGCTCGGGGTGCCGATCGAGGGACCGCATGAGGCGGACCGCTTCTGGATCGAGCAGATTCCCAAGCAGGGCGAGATGTTCGGCTTCAAGGGGCGCAGCTTCGAGCCAGACCGCTGGCTGGCCGATGGTGACCGGGTCCGCTTTGGCGAGGTGACCCTCGAGGTGCTGCACTGCCCGGGCCACACGCCGGGCCATGTGGTCTTCTTCGCGCCCGAGGCGCGGCTGGCCCAGGTGGGGGATGTGCTCTTCGCCGGCTCGATCGGCCGCACCGACTTTCCGCTCGGTGACCACCAGACGCTGATCGACTCGATCACCCACAAGCTCTGGCCTCTGGGCGATGATGTCACCTTCATTCCGGGGCATGGTCCGGAGTCGACCTTCGGCTACGAGCGCAAGACCAACCCCTTCGTTGCCGATTAG
- the cmr4 gene encoding type III-B CRISPR module RAMP protein Cmr4: MFQQQSALFLYAVSPVHMGAGQAIGVIDNPIQRERHTGHPCFAGSGIKGALRHGFEAIGGDAKLIDRLFGPESGSSDLHAGAVSFGDAQLVALPVRSLKGGYVYATCPQALARAQRLLALSGAAASWPALTVDPGHCLLANPALLSGDKLHLEAFEYTAKVSQQLPALSTDLAARALPADPAYAFFVDKIKTDLVVLSDTDFGYFAEHAMLVEPHVRIDENTGTAKGGGLFYTENLPPESLLIAPLMASQTRTPMKKEEKEGWENDAKDVLIKLTSLLTARPLLQLGGDATTGRGLVLAKVVEG; the protein is encoded by the coding sequence ATGTTTCAACAACAATCAGCCCTGTTCCTTTACGCGGTCAGTCCCGTCCACATGGGCGCCGGGCAGGCCATCGGCGTCATCGACAACCCGATCCAGCGCGAGCGCCACACCGGGCACCCCTGCTTTGCCGGCTCCGGCATCAAGGGCGCGCTGCGCCATGGCTTCGAGGCCATCGGCGGCGATGCCAAGCTGATCGACCGCCTGTTCGGCCCCGAATCCGGCAGCAGCGACCTGCACGCCGGCGCCGTCAGCTTCGGCGATGCCCAGCTCGTCGCGCTGCCGGTGCGTTCGCTCAAGGGCGGCTACGTCTACGCCACCTGCCCGCAGGCGCTGGCGCGGGCGCAGCGGCTGCTGGCATTGAGCGGCGCTGCGGCGAGCTGGCCCGCGCTCACCGTCGATCCCGGCCACTGCCTGCTCGCCAATCCCGCCCTGTTGTCGGGCGACAAGCTGCATCTGGAAGCCTTCGAGTACACGGCCAAGGTGAGCCAGCAGTTGCCGGCGCTGTCGACCGATCTCGCCGCCAGGGCGCTGCCGGCTGATCCCGCCTATGCGTTTTTCGTCGACAAGATCAAGACCGATCTGGTGGTGCTGTCCGACACCGACTTCGGCTACTTCGCCGAGCACGCGATGCTGGTCGAGCCCCATGTGCGCATCGACGAGAACACCGGCACGGCCAAAGGCGGCGGGCTGTTCTACACCGAGAACCTGCCGCCGGAATCGCTGCTGATCGCCCCGCTGATGGCCAGCCAGACGCGCACCCCCATGAAAAAGGAGGAAAAGGAAGGCTGGGAAAACGACGCCAAGGATGTGCTGATCAAGCTCACCAGCCTGCTCACCGCCCGGCCGCTGTTGCAGCTCGGCGGCGATGCCACCACCGGCCGCGGGCTGGTGCTGGCCAAAGTGGTGGAGGGCTGA
- the cas1 gene encoding CRISPR-associated endonuclease Cas1: MGTLYLDRRHAELQLEAGRLRVRHPETGLRDLPIALLERVVITAGVTLESSLLAALASAGVAVLILNPRNLDRVAFVLGRPHNDLALRLSQYRHLDDSAWQARWAHHLVTAKLRGQRQLLGDALTQRPDLRLALVKGGERLDAALARCTADASPESLRGQEGAAAAGYFQALGALFPASLGFAGRQRRPPPDPVNALLSLTYTLLHFDAVRAAYAAGLDPYLGFYHLPAFGRESLASDLVEPLRPLADHFVWRLFAEQTIRPDHFSRDRGACILGKAGRAQFYTRFEEFAAIPRARLRRQCRALARVLRRSAPELADD; the protein is encoded by the coding sequence ATGGGCACGCTTTACCTCGACCGCCGCCATGCCGAGCTGCAACTCGAAGCCGGCCGCCTGCGGGTGCGCCACCCCGAGACCGGTCTGCGTGACCTGCCCATCGCGCTGCTGGAGCGGGTGGTGATCACGGCGGGCGTGACGCTGGAAAGCAGCCTGCTGGCCGCACTGGCCAGTGCCGGCGTGGCAGTGCTGATTCTCAACCCGCGCAACCTCGACCGCGTCGCCTTCGTGCTCGGGCGGCCGCACAACGACCTGGCCCTGCGTCTCAGCCAGTATCGCCACCTCGATGACTCGGCCTGGCAGGCGCGCTGGGCCCACCACCTGGTGACGGCCAAACTGCGCGGGCAGCGCCAGTTGCTGGGCGATGCCCTGACACAGCGGCCCGATCTGCGCCTTGCCCTGGTCAAGGGCGGCGAGCGGCTCGATGCCGCCCTGGCCCGCTGCACCGCCGACGCCAGTCCCGAATCGTTGCGCGGGCAGGAAGGCGCGGCGGCGGCTGGCTATTTCCAGGCGCTGGGGGCGCTGTTTCCTGCATCGCTCGGCTTTGCCGGCCGCCAGCGCCGGCCGCCGCCCGATCCGGTCAATGCCCTGCTGTCGCTGACTTACACCCTGCTCCACTTCGACGCCGTCCGTGCCGCCTATGCCGCCGGGCTCGATCCCTACCTCGGCTTCTACCATCTGCCGGCCTTCGGTCGCGAGTCACTCGCCTCCGATCTGGTCGAACCGCTGCGACCACTGGCCGACCACTTCGTCTGGCGGCTCTTTGCCGAGCAGACCATTCGCCCCGACCACTTCAGCCGTGACCGCGGCGCCTGCATTCTCGGCAAGGCCGGTCGCGCCCAGTTCTACACCCGCTTCGAAGAATTCGCGGCGATTCCCCGCGCCCGGCTGCGTCGCCAGTGCCGTGCGCTGGCCCGGGTACTGCGCCGCAGCGCGCCCGAGTTGGCCGATGACTGA
- a CDS encoding type III-B CRISPR module-associated protein Cmr5, giving the protein MATNTKEQPRQTLEQLRAQDAWDKAGDGIARHGKDYVNDAKGLPALIMNSGLMQVVAYLQDKGGRHDTLGQHLRQWLRRRFPQQITGDDFPSFMQSLLKMKEPGDYQAITAEAFAWLRWLRQMAAARNGDNNA; this is encoded by the coding sequence ATGGCGACGAACACGAAAGAGCAACCGCGCCAGACGCTGGAGCAATTGCGGGCGCAGGATGCCTGGGACAAGGCCGGCGATGGCATCGCCCGCCATGGCAAGGACTACGTCAACGACGCCAAGGGCCTGCCGGCGCTGATCATGAACTCCGGCCTGATGCAGGTGGTGGCCTACCTCCAGGACAAGGGCGGACGCCATGACACCCTCGGCCAGCACCTACGGCAGTGGTTGCGACGTCGCTTTCCGCAGCAGATTACCGGTGACGACTTCCCGTCCTTCATGCAGTCCTTGCTGAAGATGAAAGAGCCAGGCGACTACCAGGCCATCACCGCCGAAGCCTTCGCCTGGCTGCGCTGGCTGCGGCAGATGGCCGCGGCGCGCAATGGAGACAACAACGCATGA
- the cmr6 gene encoding type III-B CRISPR module RAMP protein Cmr6, with protein MSIAAVPYYLGEDFREASPGMRFGMYLAAWESANWAKTKDQPLAGAKRLTDNDRKTMQSLCKRQNLLFDTIPPAEGLRLDARATAPFTTGLGNEHPLENGFAFLNPYGLPYLPGSGVKGVLRQAARELAGGDWGNAHGWRGDDEKPFSVVIQNKTVALSVCDVLLGRESRDGDSDHVRGVLSFWDVIPQIQGDHLHVEIMTPHQGHYYQQRQDRRAGDSVSPHESGQPIPIPFLTVPPGSGFAFHVVCDLARLHRLAPALAQDDRWKTLLTAAFEHAFEWLGFGAKTAVGYGAMARDQKAEGARKAALEASERAAARAVMSEQKQTIEDFREAFYTARDRGAHQPGGEFDAKRLALFKAALEWSDAIDRQGAAELLRETIQWSGLPGKKERKQEFKSWLATLERE; from the coding sequence ATGAGCATTGCAGCGGTTCCCTACTATCTTGGCGAGGATTTCCGCGAGGCGTCGCCGGGGATGCGGTTTGGCATGTACTTGGCGGCATGGGAAAGCGCTAACTGGGCCAAGACCAAAGATCAGCCTCTTGCCGGGGCAAAGCGCCTGACGGACAACGACCGGAAAACGATGCAGTCGCTGTGCAAGCGTCAGAACCTGCTGTTCGACACGATTCCGCCCGCCGAAGGGTTGCGCCTCGACGCCAGGGCCACCGCACCCTTCACCACTGGGCTTGGCAACGAACACCCGCTCGAAAACGGCTTTGCGTTCCTGAACCCCTACGGCCTGCCCTACCTGCCGGGTTCCGGCGTCAAGGGCGTGCTGCGCCAGGCGGCGCGGGAACTGGCCGGCGGCGATTGGGGCAATGCGCACGGCTGGCGGGGTGATGACGAAAAGCCGTTTTCCGTGGTGATCCAGAACAAGACGGTCGCGCTCTCGGTGTGCGATGTGCTGCTCGGGCGCGAGTCGCGGGACGGGGACTCCGATCATGTCCGCGGCGTGCTGTCGTTCTGGGACGTGATTCCGCAGATTCAGGGCGACCACCTGCACGTCGAGATCATGACCCCGCACCAGGGCCACTACTACCAGCAAAGGCAGGATCGCAGGGCCGGCGACAGCGTCTCTCCCCACGAATCCGGCCAGCCCATCCCCATTCCGTTTCTGACCGTGCCGCCCGGCTCCGGCTTTGCCTTTCACGTGGTCTGCGATCTCGCCCGCCTGCACCGGCTGGCGCCCGCACTGGCGCAGGACGACCGTTGGAAAACGCTGCTCACCGCCGCCTTCGAGCACGCCTTTGAATGGCTCGGCTTCGGTGCCAAGACCGCGGTGGGGTATGGGGCAATGGCGCGAGATCAAAAGGCTGAAGGCGCACGGAAGGCAGCGCTTGAAGCGAGCGAACGGGCTGCCGCCCGCGCAGTGATGAGCGAGCAGAAACAGACGATCGAAGACTTTCGGGAAGCGTTCTACACGGCGCGCGACCGCGGCGCACACCAGCCGGGCGGCGAATTCGATGCCAAGCGCCTGGCTCTTTTCAAGGCTGCTTTGGAGTGGAGCGATGCCATTGATCGGCAGGGTGCGGCCGAACTGCTGCGCGAGACCATCCAGTGGAGTGGCTTGCCCGGTAAGAAAGAGCGCAAGCAGGAATTTAAGAGCTGGCTGGCCACGTTGGAGCGTGAATGA
- the dnaJ gene encoding molecular chaperone DnaJ has protein sequence MSKRDYYEVLGVARDASEQDLKKAYRRLAMKYHPDRNSDDADAEQKFKEANEAFEVLSDADKRAAYDRFGHAGLEGAAGGSGFGGANFSDIFSDVFGDIFGGGGGGGARRNRPQRGADLQYTLELNLEEAVRGHTVNIRVPILEECESCDGSGAKPGSTPSNCTTCGGIGQVRMQQGIFSVQQTCPKCRGSGKMISNPCPKCRGEGRVEQQKTLSVKVPPGVDNGDRIRLSGKGEAGLKGGPSGDLYVQIVVREHPIFERDGRNLYCTVPISFVDAALGGELEVPTLDGRVALKIPPETQTNELFRVRGKGVAPVRGGAAGDLLCRVTIETPVNLSEEQKTLLREFQRSLEQKGKNQSPKTHSWFDGVKKFFDDLTQ, from the coding sequence ATGTCGAAGCGCGATTATTACGAAGTGCTGGGTGTCGCCCGCGATGCCTCCGAGCAGGATCTGAAGAAGGCCTACCGTCGCCTGGCGATGAAGTACCACCCTGACCGCAACAGCGACGATGCTGATGCGGAGCAGAAGTTCAAGGAGGCCAATGAAGCCTTCGAGGTGCTCTCCGATGCCGACAAACGGGCCGCCTACGACCGCTTCGGCCATGCCGGGCTCGAAGGTGCCGCCGGTGGCAGCGGCTTTGGTGGCGCCAACTTCAGCGACATCTTCAGCGATGTCTTCGGCGACATCTTCGGTGGCGGGGGCGGCGGCGGTGCACGCCGCAACCGGCCGCAGCGCGGTGCCGACTTGCAGTACACGCTCGAGCTGAACCTCGAAGAGGCGGTGCGCGGCCACACCGTCAACATCCGTGTGCCGATTCTCGAAGAGTGCGAAAGCTGCGATGGCTCCGGCGCCAAACCGGGCTCGACGCCCTCGAACTGCACCACCTGCGGCGGCATCGGTCAGGTGCGGATGCAGCAGGGCATCTTCTCGGTGCAGCAGACCTGCCCGAAGTGCCGGGGCAGCGGCAAGATGATCAGCAACCCCTGCCCCAAGTGCCGGGGCGAGGGCCGGGTCGAGCAGCAGAAGACCCTGTCGGTCAAGGTGCCGCCCGGTGTCGACAATGGCGACCGCATCCGCCTCTCCGGCAAGGGCGAGGCAGGGCTCAAGGGCGGCCCCAGCGGCGACCTCTATGTGCAGATCGTGGTGCGCGAGCATCCGATCTTCGAGCGTGACGGCCGCAACCTCTACTGCACCGTGCCGATCTCCTTCGTCGATGCCGCCCTGGGTGGCGAGCTGGAGGTGCCGACGCTCGATGGCCGGGTGGCGCTGAAGATTCCACCCGAAACCCAGACCAACGAGCTGTTCCGCGTGCGGGGCAAGGGGGTGGCGCCGGTGCGTGGCGGTGCCGCCGGCGACCTGCTGTGCCGGGTCACCATCGAGACCCCGGTCAACCTCAGCGAAGAGCAGAAGACGCTGCTGCGCGAATTCCAGCGCAGCCTGGAGCAGAAGGGCAAGAACCAGTCGCCAAAGACCCACTCCTGGTTCGACGGCGTCAAGAAGTTCTTCGACGACCTGACCCAATGA